The sequence tatcgtcaccagattcttgaggtcacagctgagtagtagcgaggatagttgaccgagctgcccagttcaatggctgaacaactcttgcttttttttccggctttcttacccttatataggccttcttggcgggttcgcagggcagcgtcttgagaagtggcgcggaggtcgcatcgcttgttctccaacgaggtcgtttggggtcaagacgtttgttttccaatttaagatttcgcgacgataaatcggcaattgcagacggaatggcggcagttgtagcacctCCCCCTTTAAATCCTCGGTAGCTCTGACGAACGAGGAGGTCGTCGGCGGAATCTTCCGACGTTGGAAATTCTCTTGACAGACTGTCAGCGATGACGTTATCTACTCCCTTGATATATTTGACGACGAGGTTGTACTGTTGAAGTAGAAGAGACCATCGAAGAATGCGTTGATTTTGATTCTGCATCCGATGTATGAACACTAGAGGGTTGTGGTCTGTATACACCACCACAGGCTGATGGCTATGGAGGTAGCAGTCGAACTTTTTCAGGGCTAATACCAAACTTAAAGCCTCACGTTCTATAGTAGAGTATTGTGTTTGATGTTTTTTCAGCTTTGCCGAGAAGTATGAAACTGGATGCATCACCCGAGTATCTTCATCCTCTTGTAGTAGCACCGCTCCAACACCATGGCCACTAGCGTCAATCTGCAGACTGAAAGGACGAGAGTAATCGGGAGTTCTCAGCACCGGTTCCGAAGAAATGAAGAGCTTCAGTTTATCAAAAGCTTCAGCGCACTCGGAAGTCCACTGGAAAGCACACTTAGAGCTGGTCATATCCGTTAGAGGCGTAGCTATAGACGAGAAGTTACTGCAGAAGCGTCTGTAGAATCCCACCATGCCCAAAAACCTCATGAGAGATTTCCGAGTTGTTGGAGTGGGGTATGCCTGGAttgcttctacgtttgcttgtttGGGCAACGTTCGTCCGTGACCCACGATATGTCCCAAGTAGGTCACGGAGGCACTGCAGAAAGTAGATTTGGCCAAGTTGATGGTGAATCCAGCTTCGTCTAAGCGGGAGAACAGAGAGCGTAGCCTACGGATATGAACATCCCATGAGTTGGAGATAACAAGTAAATCATCTAAATAAGATTTAACACCTTCAAGACCCTGAATGGTATAATTGATTGCTCGTTGAAAGGTGGCTGGTGCATTACACATCCCAAAAGGCAttactgtataattatataaaccaaAAGGAGTTATAAAAGCAGATATGACTTTAGCATTATCTGTTAATCCTATTTGATAGTAACCTTTCTGCATATCAATTTTGGTTATGAATTTGGCTTGTCCTATCGAGTCTACAAGTTCTTCAattaaaggaagaggataggagtcaGGTATAGTTACTTTATTTAACTTTCGGTAGTCTGTACATAATCTACTGGTACCGTCAGGTTTTGGCACTAGCAGTGAGGGTGAAGCCCATGGAGAGTTACTTGGTTCAGCTAAACCATGATCAAGTAGATAATCTACTTCCTTCTTCATAACAGCTTTCTTCTCTGGACTGAGTCTATATGAACTTTGCCTAATGGGTCTTACCTCGGGAGTGAGTTCAACATCATGTAGAGTATGGCCACAAAACCCTGGGTTATCAGCTGTTACCTGAGGAAAATCTTTCAGTATTAGATATACATCATTTAACTTTGAAGCAGGCaagtaatttaaatatttatgaagatTAGCTATTATCTCAGAGTTATGTGGATTATGAGGACCTGGGATTTTTATGTAATCAGTCTCCTCAATATACTCGTTAGACATAGAAGTTATGGGAGATTCCTGAGGAATCATACATGCAATAGATTTGCCTTTGGCAAAGTCCTCCTTTGGCTGCCTGTCAATATACGATTTGATTAAGTTGATATGTACCAACTGGGTATCTTTACGTCTATCAGGAGTTTGAACTACATAATTGTAATCAGAAACTTTATGAGAAACAACATAAGGCCCAATGAATTTGCTCTTAAGAGGGTTTCCTGGAATTGGAAGGAACAGTAAAACCTTGTCTCCTGGAGAGAATACTCGAGTTTGTGATTTTAAATCATGAGAAGACTTCATTTTGATTTGAACGTTATGAAGATTAGAGAGAGCCAATTTTCTTGCCTCTGATAACTTAGCTCTAAGATTATCTATGTAAGATGCCACTGTTTGATTAGGGGGAGCTGAAGAGTCTGAAAACCACTGATCTTTAAGAACTTTAAGTGGACCTCTAATCTGTCTTCCATATAGTAATTCAAATGGAGAATATCCAAGGGATTCTTGTGGACATTCCCTCAgggcaaacagaagaaaatgaatgttctCATCCCAGGAATTCCCTGTTTCTAAGCAATACTTTTTAAGCATAGATTTTAAGGTCTGGTGAAATCTTTCAAGGCAACCTTGTGATTGGGGATGATAAGCTGTTGACATTTGTTGCGAGATACCTAACAGTTCTAAGACTTTTTGAAACAAGTCACTTGTAAAATTACTGCCTTTGTCACATTGAATCTCTTTAGGGATTccaaatgaagtgaaaaaatgaAGTAGACATTTTACAATGGAATTGGCAGAAATATTCTTTAAAGGGTAAACCTCTGGATATCTTGTAGCAGTATCCATAATTGTAAAGAGATAatggttccctttctttgttttaggcAGTGGTCCTACACAGTCAATTACAATTCTTTCAAATGGATCTGAGTCTACTCGAATAGGATGTAAAGGAgctcttggaattatttgattggGTTTTCCCCCAACTTGACACACATGGCAAGACCTGATAAATAGTGTAACATCTTTCTTCATACCTGGCCAATAGAAATTTTGAagtattttcttgtatgttttttgaATACCTAAGTGACCTGCTAAACCATCATGTGCAAGTGTCATGACTGATTTCCGAACTGACAACGGAATTACAACTTGATGTACTTCTGACCATGTATCTAAAGCACGGAGTTCAGGAGGACGGAATACTCTCATTAATAGtccgtcatgataataaaaaccaggGACCTTTTGATCTTTAAGACTGTCTGAGGCAACATGTCTGCATTTAGCAAGAGAGGGGTCATCGTTTTGAGCTGCAATTAATTTACTTCGTGTGATCTCTTGTGAGATCAAATTATcaactggattttctttttctaaggaaGATTTCTTATATAGCTTAGAACGAGTAACAGCACACACAGGGAAAATATGAGGTTGTTTCTGATCCAGTTCTTTAGTTGGGCTATAGGTTAAAGgcttaacaacaacattaattgtaGGGTACACTAATTTCCCTGCTAGATCATGTCCAAGAATTAAACTTATTCCCTCTATTGGAAAATTATTTTCTGTCACAGCTATCTTTATTTCCCCTGATACAAAATCAGAAGTGAGAAAAATATTTGCTAGTTTATAACTAATTTTGGAAGTCAAGTCTTTAACAAGAACTTTTTCACCTGTATATTTTGTCTCAATTCCAGGTAAAGCAGACTTTAGAATTATACTTTGAGCAGCTCCAGTGTCCCTAAGGATGAGTATGGGATATGATTTACTCATTGAATCAAGAGAGACAGTTCCCCGATATTTAAAATCACTGAATGGATCTGGAGAGTTTACATTTGTCACACTTGCCACTGGTTTTGGTTCAAAAGCTTGGATGCTTGGACTTATGAATGGTCTTACATTTATACCAGACTTTCTACACTTTGGGTCTTTGCACTTGTCTATGGTATGACCTGCTCGCttgcaataagaacaaaagtttAATGGTGCAATTTTGCCAGCTTTACCACCATTCCCAAGGTTTTCACCAGAGGAGGACTGTACATAAAATCTAACCTTGTCTACCTTACCCAGCTGTGACCTTTTCAAAAGCGCAAATGAATCAGCTATTTGTGCTGCTTTAAGGAGATCGGTTTCACCCCTATCTTCTATATGCTTAAGGATATCGAAGGgtaactttctttttacttcttctaaaATAAGAAGTTCTTTTAATTGTGA is a genomic window of Penaeus chinensis breed Huanghai No. 1 chromosome 23, ASM1920278v2, whole genome shotgun sequence containing:
- the LOC125037708 gene encoding uncharacterized protein LOC125037708 translates to MSTFNAKEFCENPTLEQLAEPIKKDDWRFIAQYFSVPHSGSATKKVIKELVLENLIQRELLPSEATDSLNPQDPELLDVRDTSMLSDQKEESWSTARLEFEKYAFDLKLKNLPLVPSFLENDPDGSFRNFEKTAEHFKWPYAEWTWLLQPKLSGKAAITFSNLDCIDDYESIKQSILDAYAITPDGYRQKFRSLTKSPHGTFAEFFTEKARLFNKWLDSTSTKSFSQLKELLILEEVKRKLPFDILKHIEDRGETDLLKAAQIADSFALLKRSQLGKVDKVRFYVQSSSGENLGNGGKAGKIAPLNFCSYCKRAGHTIDKCKDPKCRKSGINVRPFISPSIQAFEPKPVASVTNVNSPDPFSDFKYRGTVSLDSMSKSYPILILRDTGAAQSIILKSALPGIETKYTGEKVLVKDLTSKISYKLANIFLTSDFVSGEIKIAVTENNFPIEGISLILGHDLAGKLVYPTINVVVKPLTYSPTKELDQKQPHIFPVCAVTRSKLYKKSSLEKENPVDNLISQEITRSKLIAAQNDDPSLAKCRHVASDSLKDQKVPGFYYHDGLLMRVFRPPELRALDTWSEVHQVVIPLSVRKSVMTLAHDGLAGHLGIQKTYKKILQNFYWPGMKKDVTLFIRSCHVCQVGGKPNQIIPRAPLHPIRVDSDPFERIVIDCVGPLPKTKKGNHYLFTIMDTATRYPEVYPLKNISANSIVKCLLHFFTSFGIPKEIQCDKGSNFTSDLFQKVLELLGISQQMSTAYHPQSQGCLERFHQTLKSMLKKYCLETGNSWDENIHFLLFALRECPQESLGYSPFELLYGRQIRGPLKVLKDQWFSDSSAPPNQTVASYIDNLRAKLSEARKLALSNLHNVQIKMKSSHDLKSQTRVFSPGDKVLLFLPIPGNPLKSKFIGPYVVSHKVSDYNYVVQTPDRRKDTQLVHINLIKSYIDRQPKEDFAKGKSIACMIPQESPITSMSNEYIEETDYIKIPGPHNPHNSEIIANLHKYLNYLPASKLNDVYLILKDFPQVTADNPGFCGHTLHDVELTPEVRPIRQSSYRLSPEKKAVMKKEVDYLLDHGLAEPSNSPWASPSLLVPKPDGTSRLCTDYRKLNKVTIPDSYPLPLIEELVDSIGQAKFITKIDMQKGYYQIGLTDNAKVISAFITPFGLYNYTVMPFGMCNAPATFQRAINYTIQGLEGVKSYLDDLLVISNSWDVHIRRLRSLFSRLDEAGFTINLAKSTFCSASVTYLGHIVGHGRTLPKQANVEAIQAYPTPTTRKSLMRFLGMVGFYRRFCSNFSSIATPLTDMTSSKCAFQWTSECAEAFDKLKLFISSEPVLRTPDYSRPFSLQIDASGHGVGAVLLQEDEDTRVMHPVSYFSAKLKKHQTQYSTIEREALSLVLALKKFDCYLHSHQPVVVYTDHNPLVFIHRMQNQNQRILRWSLLLQQYNLVVKYIKGVDNVIADSLSREFPTSEDSADDLLVRQSYRGFKGGGATTAAIPMAAKCPQRRRSAHLETADLTLASDDFSGFLFKSIF